The genomic stretch TTAAGTGTCTCACGTCCTTTTCCCCGTCTTCGAGTTCTTCAGAAAAATTAGGTAGCCGAGTTCCAGGATGCGGGCATCGTATAATGGCTATTACCTCAGCCTTCCAAGCTGATGATGTGGGTTCGATTCCCACTGCCCGCTCCAAGTATGTGCTGATATAGCTCAGTTGGTAGAGCGCACCCTTGGTAAGGGTGAGGTCGGCAGTTCGAATCTGCCTATCAGCACCACTTCCAAATCCTCCCTCCTTCCTGATTTTCTTTCTGTAAACTAATTCGTCAAGCAAATGCTTGGTTGATGTGGTGATACCACCGATTTAACCGTGTCTTAGAGGGACAATCGATGTCTAAAGAAAAGTTTGAACGTACAAAACCGCACGTTAACGTTGGTACTATCGGCCACGTTGACCACGGTAAAACTACCCTGACTGCAGCAATCACTACCGTTCTGGCTAAAACCTACGGCGGTTCTGCACGCGCATTCGACCAGATCGATAACGCACCAGAAGAAAAAGCTCGTGGTATCACCATCAACACTTCACACGTTGAATATGACACCCCAAGCCGCCACTACGCGCACGTTGACTGCCCAGGCCACGCCGACTATGTGAAAAACATGATCACCGGTGCTGCTCAGATGGACGGTGCAATTCTGGTTGTTGCTGCAACTGACGGCCCTATGCCTCAGACCCGTGAGCACATCCTGCTGGGTCGCCAGGTTGGCGTTCCATACATGATCGTATTCATGAACAAATGCGACATGGTTGATGACGAAGAGCTGCTGGAATTGGTAGAAATGGAAGTTCGTGAACTTCTTTCTCTGTACGAATTCCCAGGCGACGATATCCCAGTTGTTCGTGGTTCAGCGCTGAAAGCACTGGAAGGCGAAGCTGAGTGGGAAGCTAAAATCATCGAACTGGCTGGTTTCCTGGATTCTTACATCCCAGAACCAGAACGTGCTATCGACCTGCCGTTCCTGCTGCCAATCGAAGACGTATTCTCCATCTCCGGCCGTGGTACAGTTGTTACCGGTCGTGTAGAGCGCGGTATCGTTAAAGTCGGCGAAGAAGTTGAAATCGTTGGTATCAAAGATACCGTGAAATCTACTTGTACTGGCGTTGAAATGTTCCGCAAACTGCTGGACGAAGGTCGTGCTGGTGAGAACGTGGGTGTTCTGCTGCGTGGTATTAAGCGTGAAGACATCGAACGTGGTCAAGTTCTGGCTAAACCAGGCTCAATCAAACCACACACTACCTTTGACTCAGAAGTTTATATCCTGAGCAAAGATGAAGGCGGCCGTCATACTCCGTTCTTCAAAGGCTACCGTCCACAGTTCTACTTCCGTACAACTGACGTGACCGGTACCATCGAACTGCCAGAAGGCGTTGAGATGGTCATGCCTGGTGACAACATCAACATGGTTGTTACCCTGATCCATCCAATCGCGATGGACCAAGGTTTGCGTTTCGCAATCCGTGAAGGCGGCCGTACTGTAGGTGCTGGTGTTGTTGCTAAAGTTATCGCTTAATCGCTGATAGTTTTTTGTCACTAAACGTTGACGCAACACACATGAAAAGGGCATCATTCGATGCCCTTTTTTCTACGCTGTGGCGCTAGAACCTATCTCATCAGCGATTTATACGTCATAATCACTGGTGAGATAGGCTCTGAGATATAGCGTAAAACACCGAATTGCGCTCAAGTAGAGCATCGATCGGTTTGGTTTGCCTCGCAATGCGAGGCAAAGTTGTTTGTTCTGAATCATTGTGACGGGTTGGTTTATGAGTGCGAATACCGAGGCTCAAGGGAGCGGGCGCGGCCTGGAAGCGGTAAAGTGGCTGGTTGTTGCCGTTTTGTTGGTTGTAGCGATTGTCGGTAACTATTATTACCGTGCATACAGCCTGCCGTTACGCGCGTTAGCCGTAGTAGTTATTATCGCAATTGCAGGCGCAGTGGCTTTATTGACCACCAAAGGCAAGGCGACAGTTGCGTTTGCTCGTGAAGCGCGCACCGAAGTACGTAAAGTCATTTGGCCAACGCGCCAGGAAACATTGCATACCACACTGATCGTTGCTGCGGTAACTGCCGTTATGTCTCTGATTCTGTGGGGGCTGGATGGTATTTTAGTCCGCCTGGTATCTTTCATTACTGGCTTGAGGTTCTAAATGTCTGAAGCACCTAAAAAACGTTGGTACGTCGTTCAGGCGTTTTCTGGCTTTGAAGGCCGCGTTGCGCAATCGCTGCGTGAGCACATCAAATTACATGACATGGAAGAATTGTTTGGTGAAGTCATGGTCCCAACGGAAGAAGTGGTTGAGATCCGTGGTGGCCAGCGCCGTAAAAGCGAACGAAAATTCTTCCCGGGTTATGTGCTGGTACAGATGGTGATGAATGACGCCAGCTGGCACTTAGTTCGCAGCGTTCCTCGTGTGATGGGCTTCATCGGCGGAACGTCAGATCGTCCTGCACCAATCAGCGATAAAGAAGTTGATGCGATCATGAATC from Rahnella sikkimica encodes the following:
- the nusG gene encoding transcription termination/antitermination protein NusG codes for the protein MSEAPKKRWYVVQAFSGFEGRVAQSLREHIKLHDMEELFGEVMVPTEEVVEIRGGQRRKSERKFFPGYVLVQMVMNDASWHLVRSVPRVMGFIGGTSDRPAPISDKEVDAIMNRLQQAGDKPRPKTLFEPGELVRVNDGPFADFNGVVEEVDYEKSRLKVSVSIFGRATPVELDFGQVEKG
- the secE gene encoding preprotein translocase subunit SecE, encoding MSANTEAQGSGRGLEAVKWLVVAVLLVVAIVGNYYYRAYSLPLRALAVVVIIAIAGAVALLTTKGKATVAFAREARTEVRKVIWPTRQETLHTTLIVAAVTAVMSLILWGLDGILVRLVSFITGLRF
- the tuf gene encoding elongation factor Tu, which translates into the protein MSKEKFERTKPHVNVGTIGHVDHGKTTLTAAITTVLAKTYGGSARAFDQIDNAPEEKARGITINTSHVEYDTPSRHYAHVDCPGHADYVKNMITGAAQMDGAILVVAATDGPMPQTREHILLGRQVGVPYMIVFMNKCDMVDDEELLELVEMEVRELLSLYEFPGDDIPVVRGSALKALEGEAEWEAKIIELAGFLDSYIPEPERAIDLPFLLPIEDVFSISGRGTVVTGRVERGIVKVGEEVEIVGIKDTVKSTCTGVEMFRKLLDEGRAGENVGVLLRGIKREDIERGQVLAKPGSIKPHTTFDSEVYILSKDEGGRHTPFFKGYRPQFYFRTTDVTGTIELPEGVEMVMPGDNINMVVTLIHPIAMDQGLRFAIREGGRTVGAGVVAKVIA